From Streptomyces sp. NBC_01460, a single genomic window includes:
- a CDS encoding ABC transporter substrate-binding protein: protein MGRTRARRTVVALAAATALVSLPACGAGADEADGKITLTVATFSDFGYKPLIKEYERTHPDVVVKERISQFDQHHNQLSTQISSGSGAADVVAIEEGYLPKFRSVKDKFTNLADHGAMDRKGEYLGWKWEQGTLGTQDFVMGYGTDVGSLAICYRKDLFAQAGLPTDRAEVAKLWPTWDDYFATGKRFQAKVKDKAWFDSSGNIFTAMMNQTEFGFFDAQDAYIGDSNPKVRDFFTATAKATADRQSANLQPFSQQWNAGIKLGRMATMTCPAWMTGQIKTAAGEANAGKWDIAAVPGGGGNWGGSFLTVPKQSKHVKEAAELADFLTSAESQKKIFTGPVGALPSLVPVLDDAEVKGTTQAYFGGAPTGELFAASAKSLKPNYRGTKDQQARIPFGNALQVVEQGKASPDQAWDKALEEAAKNLR, encoded by the coding sequence ATGGGCCGTACGCGTGCCCGCAGAACCGTCGTCGCGCTCGCCGCCGCCACCGCTCTCGTCTCCCTCCCCGCCTGCGGCGCGGGCGCCGACGAAGCCGACGGGAAGATCACCCTCACGGTCGCGACCTTCAGCGACTTCGGCTACAAGCCGCTCATCAAGGAGTACGAGCGCACCCACCCCGACGTCGTCGTCAAGGAGCGCATCTCCCAGTTCGACCAGCACCACAACCAGCTGTCGACCCAGATCTCCTCCGGCAGCGGAGCGGCCGACGTGGTCGCCATCGAGGAGGGCTACCTCCCCAAGTTCCGTTCGGTGAAGGACAAGTTCACCAACCTCGCCGACCACGGTGCGATGGACCGCAAGGGCGAGTACCTCGGCTGGAAGTGGGAGCAGGGGACCCTCGGGACCCAGGACTTCGTGATGGGGTACGGCACCGACGTGGGCAGCCTCGCCATCTGCTACCGCAAGGATCTGTTCGCCCAGGCCGGTCTGCCGACCGACCGGGCCGAGGTCGCGAAGCTGTGGCCCACCTGGGACGACTACTTCGCCACGGGCAAGCGTTTCCAGGCGAAGGTGAAGGACAAGGCCTGGTTCGACAGTTCGGGCAACATCTTCACCGCGATGATGAACCAGACGGAGTTCGGCTTCTTCGACGCGCAGGACGCCTACATCGGGGACAGCAACCCGAAGGTCCGGGACTTCTTCACCGCCACGGCGAAGGCGACGGCCGACAGGCAGTCGGCCAACCTCCAGCCGTTCAGCCAGCAGTGGAACGCGGGAATCAAGCTCGGCCGCATGGCGACCATGACCTGTCCCGCCTGGATGACCGGCCAGATCAAGACCGCCGCCGGTGAGGCGAACGCCGGCAAGTGGGACATCGCGGCGGTGCCGGGGGGCGGCGGAAACTGGGGCGGGTCCTTCCTCACCGTGCCCAAGCAGAGCAAGCACGTGAAGGAGGCCGCCGAACTGGCCGACTTCCTGACCTCCGCCGAATCCCAGAAGAAGATCTTCACCGGCCCGGTGGGCGCGCTCCCCTCGCTCGTCCCCGTGCTCGACGACGCCGAGGTCAAGGGCACCACCCAGGCGTACTTCGGCGGAGCTCCGACCGGAGAGCTCTTCGCCGCCTCGGCCAAGAGCCTGAAGCCCAACTACCGGGGGACGAAGGACCAGCAGGCCCGGATCCCGTTCGGCAACGCGCTGCAGGTCGTCGAGCAGGGCAAGGCGAGCCCGGACCAGGCCTGGGACAAGGCCCTGGAGGAAGCGGCGAAGAACCTGCGCTGA
- a CDS encoding carbohydrate ABC transporter permease, with protein MALQATRTTSGTTATPARTPRLRVERHLLPYLFIAPFFVVFGVFGLYPLLQTFWVSLHDWDRLAGPGEWVGFDNFSRLLSDSDFYTATYNTLSIFVLSTVPQLVAALGLAWLLDRHLRATSVWRALVLVPQYVSVVAVALVFSQLFGRDFGIVNWTLEGLGLISGPVDWTADTWSSHLAISFMVMWRWTGYNALIFLAAMQAVPRDLYESAQIDGAGRFLTFRKVTLPSIRPTLVFTVVISTIGGLQLFAEPFLFDQQGNAEGGAEHQFQTLTLMLYKYGFINNDAGYASAVSWVLFLVIAVLAAVNFLLARRSDRG; from the coding sequence ATGGCGCTCCAGGCCACCCGCACGACCTCAGGCACCACCGCGACACCGGCCCGTACACCCCGGCTGCGCGTGGAGCGGCACCTGCTGCCCTACCTCTTCATCGCTCCCTTCTTCGTCGTCTTCGGAGTCTTCGGGCTCTACCCGCTCCTCCAGACCTTCTGGGTGTCCCTCCACGACTGGGACCGGCTCGCCGGGCCGGGGGAGTGGGTCGGGTTCGACAACTTCAGCCGGCTGCTGTCGGACTCGGACTTCTACACCGCCACGTACAACACACTCAGCATCTTCGTGCTCTCCACGGTTCCGCAGCTGGTCGCCGCCCTCGGCCTGGCCTGGCTGCTCGACCGCCATCTGCGCGCGACGAGCGTGTGGCGGGCACTCGTGCTGGTGCCGCAGTACGTGTCCGTCGTGGCCGTGGCCCTGGTCTTCTCCCAGCTCTTCGGACGGGACTTCGGCATCGTCAACTGGACACTGGAGGGCCTGGGCCTGATCAGCGGCCCGGTCGACTGGACCGCGGACACCTGGAGTTCACACCTCGCGATCAGCTTCATGGTCATGTGGCGCTGGACCGGCTACAACGCCCTGATCTTCCTCGCGGCCATGCAGGCGGTCCCCAGAGATCTCTACGAGTCCGCCCAGATCGACGGCGCCGGACGCTTCCTGACGTTCCGCAAGGTGACGCTGCCCTCCATCAGGCCCACCCTCGTCTTCACCGTCGTGATCTCCACCATCGGCGGTCTCCAGCTCTTCGCCGAACCCTTCCTCTTCGACCAGCAGGGCAACGCGGAAGGCGGCGCCGAGCACCAGTTCCAGACGCTGACGCTGATGCTCTACAAGTACGGGTTCATCAACAACGACGCCGGCTACGCCTCGGCCGTCTCGTGGGTGCTCTTCCTCGTCATCGCGGTCCTCGCCGCAGTCAACTTCCTGCTCGCACGCCGCTCCGACCGCGGCTGA